Within the Tursiops truncatus isolate mTurTru1 chromosome 19, mTurTru1.mat.Y, whole genome shotgun sequence genome, the region gagtgtccatccacagagaaatggataaggatgtgagatatatatataaatatatatagtggaatatcacctagccataaaaagaaggaaataatgccatttgcagcaacctggatggacctagagatgatcacactgagtgaagtaagtcagacagagacaaacattatataatatcacgttcatgtggaatctaaaaactaaaaccaCTAAATtcatgtacaaaacagaaacagactcacagacatagaaaacaaacttatggttaccaaaggggaaaggggatgggcagggataaatgaggagtttgggactaacacatacacaccactataAATAAAATCGACACTCAACAAGGACAAAGCATAGCACTgggaacgctactcaatattctgcaataacctatactggaaaaaaatctgaacaagaatagatatatgtatatgtataactgaatcaccttgctgcacaactgaaactaacacaacatcgtaaatcaactctactccaatacaaaataaaaatgaaactaaattgaAAACTAAATAATTTGGAGGCTcgttaaagaaagaaatttccttTGCACTGACATAGACCATGTGCTTCCCGTTTGTTTTACATGAAGATGCtacatggtttttattctgaaGATGCCATTGAAAGTTTGGGAATCAGCATAGTAGAAGTTAAAAAAACATCCCATATCATATCTTTAGAAAATACCCAGTATGCTGCCGGACACTCGGCAATCTCACCACTGATGCAGCTCTAAAGCCCGACAGTGCTGCCTGTTTGGGGAGGAAGTGATGGGCCCGGGTGGGAGCATCTCCTGGGCAGGGACCGGGCCAGCCGTAGCCCTTCTGGTCTCCAGGTCACCAACCCAAGATGCTCAGTGTTGGGGGAAGGAGTGAAGGCATGATTGGCGGCTGCCTTCACGTCACCCAGGAGCCCCTTCTTGTATTCTGCCCCAGACGCTCACACAGACCCTAAAGAACCTGACATCTTGCAGGACCGACCACCCGAGGGTCTAGGTGAGGCTGGGACCCTCCAGGTCAAGACACGACCTCAGCGGCTCCCTGGTGTAGACAGCGGTGCTCAGAGGCGAGGACCATAGGAGGCTCACCGTGTCCTACGCGTCCGTGTCCTCAGAGGCTCTGGTGCTGGAAGGACCCACCCGAGATGGGGGGCAGGACAGGGCTCTCCTCCTTGCCTGCTCCTCTCTGGGCAGGTCTCCGGGGTCTCTGGACCGAGGGGTGTCCGTGCGCTCTGTGCGGAGGGGGGCCGAGCTCTGGCTCTGcagttcctcttctgtgaaagCTGGGTCTCGTGTTCCTCCCCGGCTTCCCGTGGGTCTCCCCGCAGCCttacctccctctctccttccccttctcttttcaCACACAGGATGCCCAGAAGCCCTCCATCTCAGAgatgctgccactgctgctgtcCCTGAtgtgggcaggtgggtgggctgcggggagaggggtgggcagggcaggggctgcggCTGACCCTTGTTTCCCCGCAGGGTCCCTGGCTCAGGACAGCAGATTGCGGCTGGAAGTGCAGCAGTCCGTGACGGTGCAGGAgggcctgtgtgtctgtgtgccctGCTCCTTCTACTATCTCTGGTACAGCTGGGACAAGTCTGCCCCAGTTTTCGGCTACTGGTTCAAGGAAGGGGCCAATGAGAAGCTGGATGCCCCTGTGGCCACAAACAACCCAGAACGTGAAGTTCAGGAAGAGACCCAAGGCCGATTCCACCTCCTAGGGGACCATGGAAACAATTGCTCCCTGGACATCAGAGACGCCAGGAGGAGGGATCAAGGTTCATATTTTTTTCGTGTGGAAAGAGGAACGACATTCTGGAGTTATAAGTCTAACAAGCTCTCCTTGCATGTGACGGGTAAGGAGTGGGGTCCGGGAGAGGCATCAGGGGAAGGACCTGGAGCCCCAGGGCAGGACTCGGATAGGACCCCCTCCTGGGAGGGGTCGGGGGGAGAGCAAGTGGGGGTTCAGAAAGAGGGGCTGGACCAAAGCCTGAAGCTTATCTCAGGGCTGCACCTCTAACCCTCCTCCTGACCCCGTCTCCCCCTCTCTTCATCAGCCCTGAACCACACACCCCACATCCTCATTCCTGCGACGCTGGAGGCGGGCCGCCCCGGGAACCtgacctgctctgtgccctgggccTGTGAGCAGGGCGCGCCCCCCATCTTCTCCTGGACGTCAGCCGCCCtcacctccctgggccccaggaccCACCTGTCCTCAGTGCTCACCATCACCCCACAGCCCCAGGACAATGGCACCAATGTCACCTGTCAGGTGAAGTTCCCCGCAAGCGGTGTGATCGTGGAGAGGACCATCCAGCTCAGTGTCACCTGTGAGCGCTGCGCCGTGATGCCCGGGGCgtgaggggatgggggcaggtgggCCAGGCCGGGGGTGCTTGGGGCTGTTGCCTGGAGACCTGGCTGAGTAGGAGGGCCTGGAAGGACAGAAACCTTGTCCCTCCTGCATTTCTGTGgcttctgggtgtgtgtgtgtggggtgcctACGCTTATCTCACCCCAGTCCTATCACTGAGGAAGGAAACACTGTCTTCCACTCCTAGGTGCTCCACAGAGCCCAGCAAGAGGTGTGTGCTCAGGGGATGGCACAGGTAAGACGGAGCCCCCCATCTATGGGGCATTGACTGGAGTGGGGTCTCTTCCAGGTTGGGTCAGGACTGCACATTCAGAGCTCAAATGGTGCAGGTCGGGTGTGGTCCTACAATTAGACACAAGAAGCCCCCATTAGGTCTCTTCCTGCCGTATCCTCCGACTCTGGTCTTGTCAAAGTGAcccacacctccctccctgcccattCTAAATATGGTCTTTATCTTTCTCCAGTCACCGAAGGCCttgcgcgggggggggggggggggggggggggggggggggggggggggacatttTTTAAGTAGACTTTATTTTGAGTTACATTTATGGAGCGAGTAATGGCATCGTTCATTTTATTCATGAACGTATTGGTTATTTGGAAAATTGTTTTAGTTCTTTGTCCGTTTGTAAAAATTTCATTGTCTCTTTGTTCTTGAattgtttttttggtctttttttttcttttttttttttgcggtacgcaggcctctcactgttccggcctctcccgtcgcggagcacaggctccggccgcgtagacccagaggccatggctcacgggcccagccgctccgcggcacgtgggaccctcccggaccggggcacgaacccgcgtcccctgcatcggcaggcggactctcaaccacggcgccaccagcgaagcccttgTATTGTTTTTGATATAGCTTTTATATAGGCTGGATATC harbors:
- the LOC117308941 gene encoding myeloid cell surface antigen CD33-like — encoded protein: MDSEFGDAQKPSISEMLPLLLSLMWAGSLAQDSRLRLEVQQSVTVQEGLCVCVPCSFYYLWYSWDKSAPVFGYWFKEGANEKLDAPVATNNPEREVQEETQGRFHLLGDHGNNCSLDIRDARRRDQGSYFFRVERGTTFWSYKSNKLSLHVTALNHTPHILIPATLEAGRPGNLTCSVPWACEQGAPPIFSWTSAALTSLGPRTHLSSVLTITPQPQDNGTNVTCQVKFPASGVIVERTIQLSVTCAPQSPARGVCSGDGTGQSGRVAAQVILTAIWEAAVKIPLLFLVLIALLVMSRRRKAARPAGGASIANAIPGYPSGTARPDARLLPILTPVVPAASSLPWVSEPTHLLPPSPWETQASALFAETATIHLLHSRDSCVSSPRPETKVHTPLAGFAALAGSALLDSPPTSLLSLHLPTSPHPAWPDLCDSETLYVQSLP